AACCACTATCAATCAAGATAACATCTCATTAGGTGTATGAAACATCTTTTTGGCAACCAAATCCATTAATATTTCACATATATAAAGTTCTAAACTAAACTAAATATATCTTGAACCAAAActagaaatttcaataaaacttgacaaaaacatgaaatcttccataaacatccTCCTTTTAGCTTTTATCACTACATATATCGGATAAATTTCAAGATAAAAGAAGAAAGATATGGTTCCTAGCACTTTTACCTCAAACCCTAAGATGGAAAGCAAATCAAGAGCTTCCTTTTTTCAAAAGCTTCACCAAAGGCTTCCTTCCGCACTTGCTTCAAAGATCTATGGAGTAGATTAGGATTTCTCATTGGGGTTCTCACTAATCAAGCAACAATCAAGCTAGAACTTGAGGtgttttttctctcccttttctctctctattttcggccaacaagaagaaaaaagaagggttTTGGTGCTAAATTGGAAGATAAATACAAAACTTCTCTTGGTCAAATGGTTTATTAGATTGTCAACACTTGGCAAAGCATGGTTTCATGCCTATCTCGGTGTCTCTCTTTTGTCTCTAGTCACTAACATATCTTGTGCTCCTCCAATTAACTATTAACACTTTTTGTCACACAATCccctttgcacaaaactccttgTCTACCAAATTTATTACACACACTTTACAAGTTGGTCACACTAGCATAATACACTACGAAACTCAACATGCACCAAATTAAATAAGGAAAAGGATAAATATCATGactcaaccattaaagcaaccaagaaattaaggcagGCCTAGAAAGATACTGACAAATCCAAGCAAGCTTAATTAGTGGGTGTAAAGTGAGTGGATTTTGAATCACCCATTTAGATCCAATTAAGACAATAAGATCatatgagagagagagattagTATGCCACTGGATTTTTGGCAATACTCTCTGAAGATCAGGATGTGCAAAAACAGCAATTAAACATTGATTGTGTGGACATCAGATAAAACAGTATTCTGGATAAAAGAAGATATTGATAACAAAACTCCAGGTACCACTGCTAACTATTTGGCATCATAAGAAAGCTAGATTGCATTTCATAAACTTCAAAAGACACTAAAGAACAGATGAGCTTACGTGAAGTTGAGTCAGTAATATGTTGACTAGATTTAACTCTTATTTCTCATATGGGATAATATCCTTCAATCATACAATTAATTAGGGTCAAATCTTACAAGATTTCCCAATCTGACTCTAAGACAAGATGCTGAAGTACTAAACACAAAATATAAAATCCTACGGAAAAAGGGCTAACTTACGAAAATGcctatcaaaaacaaaaaaggaacaaCTGAACGCATGATACCAAAATTCCTGCTAAACATGCTTGGCTGGAGACTCCTAATTAAGATACTATTGTGTTGGTTACCTGGAATCTTCATTCACCCCGGGCAGGACGGGATGTGCACCTGACACAGTCAAAAGCTTTTGGGTATGTCAACTGTTGTGATGCGATGTTGATGGCCAAGGAGGAGAGATGGGCAAGAAGTCTCATGAGATGGGAAGAGAATGGAAGAGGAAGAAGGGTGGTTCTGTGGAGGGAGGAGAAAAGAGGGGAAAGCCAAAGCCACTCAAGTTTCCAAAGAAAAATACGCACATCCCGTGGTGTATTTTCACTTCAGACATAAGGGCGGCTTCTTTCGTTGGAGGACGATGTGAAATCGTGGCATCTGAGAGTAAGAGAGGCTATAATAAATTGAAAAGAGGCGCTCTGTTTTGATGTGACGGCAGTACAGAATGACTAAGATAGAGATAGGGTTTGACAACAATATCTACTTTGCCCCACTATTTCAACTTTAATTAATGAATAAGTAACTCAaagcttctgcaatttttcccttttcaataATAATTCATCCCCTCCTACTTAAATATGTTGTTGCTTATGTTTCCTTTCAATTTAATCGCACATCTAATTGATCTTTTTCTTAGCATATACTTTAAAcaagttttggatattttagAATGATTTGTGTTTAAATATCTTATGTAAATGAGTATAAGAGATGCAACCACACACCTGTACCCAAAATTGGGCAAATATCCCTGGATCCTGTAATTTTCAAATACGGAAATCTGACACTTCAACATGCAACCGCACCCAGACACCACCCAAGTCCATGTAACGTAACTCTAAAAAAGTCTTCCTATTTTCCAAAGTGAGCTGATTAAAGCCTGAGagaaattctggaaatcatTTACTGTTGTTTTGATAGACCACATGACAATTTTATATGGCTAGTCAAGCTAgcaaccttttgcaggaccaaaacATAGATGCACTTGGACCGCATGGCACGTTGGGTTTTGTTAATACAGGTAAGATACCTATTCATATAGTTCTGTCAGTTCCTCACAAATATCCATGCCTGCCCACTGAAGACAACATCTTTTAAACTTCGTAGAAACAACAATGCCACTGGATCCAAAGGTTCATAATTAATTCATCTAAGTATGGCACAAAAACATCATAGGTCATGAAAGCTACTGATTAGCCATGAAGCAAAAAGTAAGAAGGCATCAGCACAGGCAAATATCAGAGAACATTAGCAGCACCAACTCCTATTacattcaaaaaagaaagatgacAGATCAAAAAGTTGAGGGGATCAATACCACAATCCAAGAAAGTGAATATGCCATCCAAATACCTTGGTCTGGAGGATTTTTGCTTGCATTGGCAGCATTAGCTTGTAGAGGATTAGCCATGGGATTTTGGGATTTAGTGTCAATTGTCAGCATCTTCAATGATATCTTTCTCAAATAATCTGACTGCAAAAAATAAATCATGtccagaagaaaaaattaataacCAAATAACGAGAAACAAGAGTAAGTTAATAAAATGGACCAACAGCAAAATTCCGTGCAGGATCAATGGAAAAAGGATGCAAGTGATACATTAAGACCATAACATGCTGCAGAATTGCATGGCTACCTGGCTAGTTGCTGCACTATAAATCTTTTCCTCAAACCTCACAGCAATTTTCTTAAGTTCTCGCAGTCCCTCTTCTCCAGCGAATGGCAGATGCCTCTTCAAAATCTCCATTCTGCACATGTGAGCACATCTGAACATTAAACTAAAAGCTGCTTACGACCTTACAGAAGTACGTCAACAACAGGAAACAAAATCATAAACCAGCTCCACAGTTGCATACTACCATGCAAAATCAACTTCGGAAAAAAAGCATCTTAAAGTCAATAAAGGAAAGCCAATAGCATGTAAACCTACAAGAGTTTAGAAACAATATTAAATGCACAGTCTtctaaatttcagttttcaacaTCATggctacccaaaaaaaaaattgtgttaaTCAGGAAAGGCATAAAAGTACTGTAGAAGTAGCGTGTGAATTAAAAGAGGAAGTGTAACAAGAAGTGGAAGAAGTGAAGGAGGAAAGGCAGAAGAGAGCTTGGTCTTGAAACACAAAGACATGAGGATTtcattcttgaaacttttttcaACTCCATGTATATAACTTGAAACACAAAGACACGAGGATTTCATTCTTCATCATATTAACTCTCTCAAGTCGGTATTTTCTAATCTCACCAAGGAGTCCTTCAACGGAATCCATGCATTTGAAAAATCAGAAGAGGAAAATTCTGGCAAAGATAAGTTCAAAGCTACACATTCTCGGTAAAAGATGTAGTAGTGCAACAAATATAAGAATTCCACACATACAACACATTATCCAAACGACATATTGCAGTAAAATACACTTCCTCTGGAATAAGACAGAGCCCATGAAGCATTGGAAGCTCCAAGAAGCTTCCAATTCTTCCTCAACTCCATTCCCAATAATACCATAAAATCATCCAGAATCTCAAACATATTAGTCTCCCACATCCAAtgaaattaattattcatactgtaaaaaaaaattatcaacaccaactaaacaaataatacatttttctagtattacattaaataagaaaaatcacAATTTTAACCCAGGTAAGAGCCTTCAAGAAAGTccagaaaaaaatttttttttaccagtTTCCAAACCAGATATCaatctaaaaaatttttaaaaaattgcataCATATATAATCCAAAGTAAAGAgacaaagcaaaaagaaaacgaGGGGTTACATCTTATTAACGATTCCTTGACGATAATCAGCTTGGAGTTGAGTCCTCCAATCGCCGCTGTCAATAGTAGCCGGCGGAGCTGCATTTGGGACAGCCGATACTTGTCCACTGCCGCCTACTTGACCACCTTGAGGCGGACCCTGAGCCATCTGGCTTTGAGGCGCCCTCCAACTGTTGCTGTCCATTGCCTGATCAAACACAATTGGTCGACAGAAATAAATCGAAAACCTTGAAACCCAAtaaaacaattcagaaatttaCCCGTGAGCATTAAATCTAGGGATAattttcagaaacctccctgaggtttctaacaatttcattgatctcccctgaggtttccacAATTACTTGACctccttgaagtttaggattttGTAACAAAATCAGCCCATGATATCAAAAGtgaacataaaaaagtgtttttagcAAAGAGAGGGAAATTTGTTCACATAAATGCCCCTGAGTTAAGTGTGCAAGTTATATTAGTGAAATAATGAAAACTAATACGAgaaataaattagaaaaagtGAGGGAATGTTAGTGAAATAAGGAAAAATAGTCACTGACCATTTACTTGCACAAAGTTATAGTAACGACTACTGCTATCTTTTGCAATGTTGAAGAATTGTTGAAGAATTATTATGAACTATCTAAGTTATGCTATCCAATAGGTGTACATGATCCAACAGTGCTAGAGATAAAATGCTAATGAAGTAAACTAAAAAGTTGCTTGTAAAAACGCTCTTCCAAATTGACGGTTAGCCAATGGTTCATGGCAACCAAGGAGCTGCAAGATTTGAACAAAATCAAGTTAGCACTAGCCTTACAACCAAAAGCCAAGAGTACAATCAAAGAATAGCAATACAACCAAAGACAGCTCTAAATCAAACAAAGATAACAGCAACAAACCTTGGCATTAACACCATCTGGAGCAATACGATTCTCTTGCTTCCATTTGACATAGTCTATGCTGCTAAATTTGGTGAATCCCCTGAAATTCCGGCCAAAAAAATGTGACAAgaccaaaaacaaacaaaacttcATGTAAAGAGCAACAGAGCAGCCTCAAGTGCTTCATTGGATACATTCTCCCTTCTTTTCTCAACTAACCAAGTGGACACAGAATGGGAACTCAGTAGAGTAAGTTATGAATTATTCTTTATATGTATCATGTTCATGCCAAAATACTAATTATGATCCGTAATTGTTATGTTTTAGTATTTCATATGACAAATAGGCTAGTAATTGGTTGTCCCCTTTTATGAATCCTTAGGGGGAATTGTAGTGTTAATTAGATGATTGTCATCAATTTCAGTTGATTCTTAGTTTCTAAAACTATTATCAAATTAATTTGAAATTGCGTCAATACCTAGATATTTGATAATATGAATACAACTAGAGTACGTCATTCTAATTATTAAATTTAGAGAATTTGTCAGTTACTACAGACGTCCAAGGTAACTTAGGCCGAATGATTAATTAAGAGATAAACCTTTAAGAGTTAATGATCAATCAACGTAGAACCCTTCATGTTCttggcttgactttcatttatTGATtatattatttacttttaacaTTGCTTTCTtaattttgtttcctttttatttctttcactacatttcattgATTCaagtttgaaaaataaaaagtttcattgtTCCCTGTGGGTTCAATCTAGACTCCCAATACTATAGCTCTAGCAATTCAGTAAATAATTTTTGACACTTACGAAAAGTGCCTAAAATTTTGGCACAGTTGCTCGGGAATGGTcttatccttttttttatttgttagtttttgttaaattttgttgcTGATTTAAATACTTTGGTTATTTACAGTTTTTTCAGGTTTATGACCCAGTCTTCTAACTCAGGAGATTTGAAATTTGATCTAAAATAGAGAAGGCAGCGAAAAGGCAAAGGAAGCAAAAGATAATTCAATCTCAGTTATCCAAGGATTCATCATCAGGTATCCATATAGTTGTGGAATTAGAGATTAACAATTGGAACAGTGAGACAGAAGAAATAATGGCTAATGCTAACCCGACTCTGAAGGAATTATCAACTCCCGATATTAATCATCAATCATTGTGTATTGAGTATCCACCTTTGGATGCTAATACAACATTTGAGTTGAAGTCTGGATTTATTCAGCTATTGCCTACCTACCATGGATTATTTGGAGAGGATCCTCATAAGCACCTGAAGGAGTTTCACATAATTTGTGCAATTTTCAGACCTCAAGGAGTGTCTGAAGATCAAGTGAAGTTGAGGGtgtttccatttttcattgaGAGATGCAACAAAGGATTAGTTGTATGATTTACCTTTCAAGTCAATCACTCAATCACCACTTGGAATACCATGAAGAAGCAGTTCTTACAGAAGTACTTTCCAACATCAAGAACAGTAAATATAAGAAACGAAATTTGTGGTATTCGTCAATTTGATGGAAAAACTCTCTATGATTAATGGAAGCATTTTAAAAAGTTGTGTAACAATTGCCCTTACCATCAAATAAGTAAACAAATATTGATTCAGTATTTCTACGAAGGATTATTGGAAGTGCAAAGGAATATAATTAATGCTACAAGTGGTGGAACTTTGGTAGATAAGACACCGCAAGAGGTTAGAATATTAATTTCTAATATCACTGAAAATTCTTGACAATTTGGAGGTCGAGCAATCCACCGAGTAGGGCATGTTAATGAAATTAGTACTTTAGAGTTACAaagacaaattttgaaactgGCATCAATGTTCCATCAATTCGGTGTCGGGAATACACAATTGACAAGGATTTGTGGAGTCTATTCTTCAGCAACACATCCTACATACATGTGTCTAACACTTCATGAGGACAAGCTAGAGCAAGTTCAAGTAATTAGGGGATGCAAGGTCCATCTCAAAGGAGATTCAATCCATACTCAAATACTTATAATTTGGGGTGGAGAGATCACCCCAATTTTAGTTATAGTGGTCGACAAACTTAAGGTTCATACAGGCTCCCACAACCACAGCATCAACAAACAATTTAGCCATGAATTTTGAATAATCTAGCTCCTAGTGCAAGCTTGTCTTTGGAGGATATGGTGAAGACTATAGCTAATTCAACTGCAGAATTTAAGAAAGAAATGATGCAATTTAAGCATGAAACAATACAATTCCAACGTTCAAACTAGGCAAGCATTCAAGGTTTGaagactcaaataaactaattgGCCACATCTGTAGCTGAATTGAGAGCTCAAAATTCTAGAAATTTTTGGTCTCAACTCATTTTGAATCTAAGGGAAAACGCAAGTATTGTGACTTTAAGAAGTGGAAAGCAGTTAGAGCCATTAGATGAATCAAATTCACATCAAAGGTTAAGTAAATTGAGTTGAATGAGAAAATGGAGGTTTGAAAagcaagcaacaaaagaaaggttGAGGTTTTTAAACCTAACGTCATTATTCCTCCACTCTTTCTCAGTAGATTGGCAAAGTCTAATAATGATGTGAAGGAGCAAGAAGTTTTAGATATCATTTGCAAGGTGAAATTGGACATCCAATTACTTGAGGCGATTAAGCAAATTTCAAGGtatacaaaatttttcaaagagTTGTGTACTACAAAGAGGAAGTTCAAGGGGAATGAATAGGTGATTGTCAACAATAATGTCTCTGCCATGATCCAAAAGAAGTTGCCTCCAAAGTGCAAGGACTCAAGTATATTCACAATTTCTTGTACTATTGGTAatgcttgaatttttttttttttttgatagaggagtgtaaaagtttttattAAGATGGAATGAGGTCCGCCTGTAGTGCGGATAATACAAAAGACGGGGGTGAAAGATTCCACAAATAGTCATTCAAGGCAGTACAAGCATTCCTAGCAAAGCTATGAGCTGCGCTGTTCAAAGAACGCGGTATCCATGTGGTTTCCCACTTGGCGAAACTTCTCAGGAGCTGCAGGACATCTTCGACCAATACGCCACATGCCGAATCATCAGAGTCACAAAGCTGGAGCATTTTGATAACCTTGAGGTTGTCACCTTCAAGAGCCACGTGACTATAGCCCAGCTCAACCAGCAGTTTCGTTCCAAATTTTGCAGCATACGCTTCAATCACGTCAGGGGCCAAAACACCGGGGATCTTCTTGGTCAACCCCGCTATGAAATTGCCTGCGTCATCACGCACTACCACCCCAATACCAGAGAAACCTTCTGACGGAAAGATGGCCCCGTCAAAGTTTGCTTTGACAAAACCCATCCGAGGCTTAGTCCAATGCGTTCGAGTGGCTTGGTAGTGGGTAGAGGTTATTGACCCGTGTGTTGGGTTTGAAATAGCATCACGATATTGAtgcaaaaaattcattgaaagTGAAGCCAGGCTAAGGGGGTCTCTATAGGAACCAGCAAAGGTAGCTCCATTACGATTATTCCAGAGATTCCACAGTATGATAGCCACCAGTTCCATGTCTTCTCGTGGTAGATGATGTAGGAGATTCGGAAGCCAAATTGTGACTTGCTGGGCCTTATTCAATCGAACTTTTGTAGATAAATGGCTGAGTGCCCACGATTGAATAGCCACTGGACAAGAAAGGAAGGTGTGATTCATGTCATCAGATGGGGCGCTACAAATAACACAGGATGTCTCCAGCAATACTCCTCGTGTGTGAAGCTTGACTTTGGTTGGCAAAGTGTCCGTGCAACATCTCCatagaaaaattttaattttggttGGCAGACTCAACTTCCATAATCTCCCCCATGTATTCGTCCCCATACTATTGCTGCACGAAGCTACATTCTGCCAGTCCTGGGATTGTTGTTTGATCAGGTGGTAGGCCAATTTGACAGTGAAGAAACCATTTGTTGTGTAATGCCAGATAAGTTTATCTGGGTTATGAGAGTCTCCTATTGGAATACTCTTAATCAAGTCAACTTCGTCTGGCCAGAAAAGGTCGTGCAAAAGATCCAAATCCCAAGCTCTTGTAGCACCGTCAATTAAGCAAGCTACAGTAGAGTCATCAGGCAATAAAGTTGAGTGAGATATCACTTTAAAAGTAGAAGGGCGAGGTAGCCACCGGTCATGCCAGATTTTGATGTTGGTTCCATCCCCGACCCGCCATCGGCTACCAGCAACTATATATTTGCGCACTCCACAGATTCCTCTCCAGGTCCAGGAGGGGCGTGAACCTTCAGTTGCCTGAAAGAAATCAGAGTTGGGGAAGTATTTAGCTTTATAGACGTGATGTAGAAGTGTGGAGGTTTGTGTTGCAATGCGCCAAGCCTGCTTTGCTAGCAACGCGAGATTAAAAGACTTAAGCTGCCTGAACCCCATTCCTCCGTCCGTTTTAATGGTGCAAAGCTTGTCCCAGCTAACCCAATGAATAGGTCTTCCTGTTTTTCCATCACCCCACCAAAAGTCACTTATCATCGACTGAATCTCTCCAAGTTGGGAGTCTGGGAATTTGAAACAAGACATAGAGTACGTTGGGATAGCCTGGACTACAGCCTTGATCAGTACTTCCTTCCCTGCCCTTGATAACCGCTGCTCATTCCAGCCATGGATCTTTCGCCATATTCTATCTTTGATTGATGAGAAAACTGCCCTTTTGGAGCAACCAATGACTGTTGGGAGACCCAGATATTTGTCATGTGCTGCAGTCTCTCTGATGCCAAGAAAGTTAGTAATGCTCTGCCTCACCTCGGAGCTAGTATTTCTGCTAAAAACTATAGCAGATTTGTCCAAGTTTATTTCCTGTCCAGATGCAGATTTGTAAAGTTGCAAGATGGACTTGATATGCTGAGCCTCACGGAGCGTTGCTTTGCCGAACGACAAGGTGTCATCTGCAAACAAAAGGTGAGAAATCCTTGGTCCATCAGCTCCTGCTTGGACCCCAGAAATGTTACCACAGCGTTCTGCCTCctgtaacaaacaagaaaaagcCTCCGCACAAATGAGAAATAGGTAAGGAGAGAGAGGGTCCCCTTGCCGAATGCCACGTTGGGGCTTTAGATGACCAAACTGCTGGCCATTGAGGAGGAAAGAGTATGAAACTGTGGAAATACATCGATAGAGAAGATTAACAAAATCAAGATGAAAGCCTAGGGCTAACAGCATTTCCCGGAGAAAAGACCATTCAACCTTGTCAAAAGCTTTGCTCATGTCCAGTTTGATAGACATGGATCCTTCCTTGCCATCAGTCTTTAGCTTTAGGGAATGATTGATCTCAAAGGCAATGAGAATGTTGTCAGTAATAGGTAATGCTTGAATTAAATAAGCTACTTTAGACCTAGGAGCATCTATCAATGTCATGTCTTTGTCAATCTATTCTTCTTTGAATTTGAATCCTTTAAAAGAGACTGCAGTTACTATTTAGTTGGCAGATAGATCTAATGAATATCTGGAATGCGGTATTAGAAGATGTTCTTGTGCAGGTTGAAGGGTTGATTTTTTCAACTAATTTTTACATAGTGAATATAAAGAATGACAAAAAATCAAGTCCAACACCTATATTACTTGGAAGACCATTTTTGAAAATAGCCAAGACAAAAATTGATGTGTCCAATGGTATACTAACCAAGAATTTTGATGGTGAAAttgttaaatttaatatttttgacaCCATAAAATATCCAGTTGATTATAATTTTGTTCTCTCTGTTGACATTATAGATGACTTAACTCAAAAAACTTTTGATGTCAGTAGGAGAGATGCATTAAAAGTGGTTATTAATAATGGTTTACGGAGCGATAGTGAGTGTTTGCAGCTTAACAATGAAATTGAAGAGTTTATTAGTGCTTTGTACTCTTTGCCTCGAATGTTAGATAGGTATGATCTTAAGCAAATAGACGTAAATTCTTACACAAGATTATTACCTTCTATGGCGTAGGTACCAGTGCTAGAGCTTAAGTCCCTTATAACTCATCTTATATTTGCTTATTTGGGAGAGGGTGAAACATTGCCAGCGATTATATCTAACACATTGATAAGGGTGTAGGATGAGAAACTGATCTGAATGTTACAGGGTCATAAAATAGTAATTGGATGGATAGTTGCTGTTATAAAAGGGATTAGCCCTTCTATTTGTATGCACAGGATTTTGTTAGAAGAAGGATCAAAACTTGTTCAAGAAGCTTAGAGAAGATTTAATCCCGTAATGATGGAGACagtgaagaagaaaataattaatttgctatGTGCATGAATAATATATCCAATATTTGATAGCAAGTGGATGAGTCCATAATAGGTGGTACCCAAGAAAATTCGAGTGATAGtggtaaaaaatcaaaatgatgAATGGATACCAATTCGAGTCCTTAATAATTGGAGGGTAtgcattgattattgaaaacTCAATGCTGTGAACAGGAAGGATCATTTCACTTTACATTTCATTATCAATTATTAGAACGATTAGTTAATAAAGCTTTTTACTAATTTCTTGATTGCTACTCAGGATACAACTAGATCGTGATTATGCTAAAGGACCAAGAGAAGACAACATTTATTTATCCATTCGAAACATTTGCATATTGATAGATGCCATTTGGGCTATGCAATGCACCTGCCACCTTCCAACGGTGTATGATAAGCATAGTTTTCGATTTTATTGAAAAGTGCATTAAGGTGTTCATGGACAATTTTACAATATATAGCGATTCATTTGATCATTGTTTAGACAAATTGGCAAGTGTCCTTATCAGGTCCATTGAAACTAATTTAGTTATACATTATGAATAATGTCACTTTGTGGTTGAGCAACGTGTAGTGTTAGGACATGGAGTATCTACTAAGGGGATACAAGTAGATAAGGTAAAAATAGATTTGGTCAAGAGCTTAACTTACCCTGCAAATGTGCGAGAAGTCCATTTTTTTCTTGGCCATGCAGGGTTTTATCGCAGGTTCATCAAAGATTTTTCAAAGGTTGTGTTGCCAATGTGTAAGTTGTTATAGCAAGATGTGCTATTCAACTTTGATGATGAATGTAAAGAGGCGTTTGATAAGTTGAAAAGTTTGTTGACTTCTGCACTAATTATTTAGGCCTAATTAGAATTTGCCAGTCGAGATCATATATGATGCCAACAATTATGCAATGGAGTAGTGTTATGGCGACAAGTTGGAAAGTAGGCTTATGTTGTGCATTACACTTCTAAGACTCTTAATCTAAGTAGTGCAATTACACTAAGACTGAA
This portion of the Coffea arabica cultivar ET-39 chromosome 2e, Coffea Arabica ET-39 HiFi, whole genome shotgun sequence genome encodes:
- the LOC113732732 gene encoding mediator of RNA polymerase II transcription subunit 15a-like isoform X1, coding for MDSNSWRAPQSQMAQGPPQGGQVGGSGQVSAVPNAAPPATIDSGDWRTQLQADYRQGIVNKIMEILKRHLPFAGEEGLRELKKIAVRFEEKIYSAATSQSDYLRKISLKMLTIDTKSQNPMANPLQANAANASKNPPDQDFESGQEVESELVIDRP
- the LOC113732732 gene encoding mediator of RNA polymerase II transcription subunit 15a-like isoform X2: MDSNSWRAPQSQMAQGPPQGGQVGGSGQVSAVPNAAPPATIDSGDWRTQLQADYRQGIVNKIMEILKRHLPFAGEEGLRELKKIAVRFEEKIYSAATSQSDYLRKISLKMLTIDTKSQNPMANPLQANAANASKNPPDQGGKNMGV